attaataaaaattaaaagggTTAACAGTCAAATTAGTCTCTAATTtcgtaagcgagtttgattttaatcaTTCGGCGGATAAAATGACGATTAGTGGCGGACACTTTATTTATTGACTTTTTTACCGTTACTAAATGTCATTTTTTCGCCaaatgactaaaatcaaactcgtttACAAAATCATGGACTAGTTTAACCATTAACCCGAGTTAAGATCACTCATATCTCTCTGGCCCTCCATTAAAACCCCTCCTCTCTCATTTCATCAGTCGAGTTGAACCAAACACGCCCTTAGAAATGTCTCCCAGTTGTTTACATGAAGATGTTGTTTGATTCTTTCGCAAACTCTCTGTGCGCACACGAACAATAGTTTCGTGCTATTGTTGGAGTGACGCAGTGGAACGCTAGACTTTTCAGTCTTACGGCTCATGGGGCTAAGAGTTTATCATCTACACATTGGGTTAAGATGCTAAGAGCATCAATGGTCAAGGACATCATCTACGTACATTCACCACAAAACTTTAAGGCAATTGGTGAGTGAGTCTTTCCACATATAAACTCCtgcttatttatttaatgtgagACTATTTCATTCACAATTATTACTTCAACAACTACCTCTTACTAGCCGTAGCACTAGAGTTTGTAACttcctttattttaatttcaggttttttaatgttttcattatTACCCAGGTAATTGCTCTGCTTCTCTGCAGTTCTTACACTAATCAAGTTTTTATAAGAACTAGAAACTTATTAAacccataaaaaaatatatgtattttaatttttttcatcttaTCCTGCACTAATTACAGTAACAATGTCTTTCTCTTGTCACCAAAAAAAGTTACAGTAACTATATTCTGATAAAGAATGAAGAGGACAAGAAATGAAGGGAAAATGAATGTCTTTAATTTGTAACGACCCTCCTGATCTTAATTTTAAGCTTTTTGTTGGAATTAAACTGAAAAAGCATCCTCAATTCCTCATCTACCAAATCGCATCCCAGATTAGTGCGCACAGATAGGGCAATCGTTGTAGTTTCGTGGGTTTTGCTTTTGTTCTTGGGGGCATTGAGAGCCTTGGTTTTTTTCTTGCTTGGTCTTTAGGCTGTTTGTTTCTAGTCTTGGGGGCTTTTGTTTCTCTGTTGGAGGGTTGGCTGTTGCTTTTTTTCGGGTTAGGTTGGTTCCAATTTTTTGTAGGTATTTTGTAATCTCGTGAGGCGGGTTGTATATCTCTGACTTATTCCTCTTCATTTCTAACAAtattttgctttcgaaaaaaaaacttatagatAAAATATGTTCTACTTAGTTTCGTACTGAATGTACGGGTCAAAACGTTGAATTGTGTTCAAATTGCAATGATTTAATTGTGAATAAAAGTGGAAACAATATATGAAGTGCAAAATATGGGGAAAAAGCATTAGGGATTTGATTTTAGTGGTCATCTCTTCCTACCAAGGTGGTGATCAGTAGCTGGTTCGAAAGGATGATCAGCCACGATGGGACTGGGACACGGCCCAGACTCCAGGGGGTAGCAGTGGGAAAAAATGTCCGCAATGGGCGAAAGCCTGAAGGAGAAATGTCGCATGTAATGCAAAAATATATGAGTTGTTCTCAATTTCTCCAAGATGCTAAGTCGATCTAAGTATTCACTTACTGATTCCTTAgattaataaaaaagaaaaagacttaAATATGCTTGAGGTCCCTAAGATTGTAAGAAaaatcaaattgggtccctaaaaaatTTTCTTTGAAATGTGATCCCTGAAATTATTATTTGAATCAAATTAAGTTCTTTTGCTCAACTTTGACCagtcaacggtccagtggcaagcctagtcagctgAGGATGGTTACGTGGATTTTTTCACATCAGTTTTAGTCTAAACCCTataaatttttgaaattaaatttcaGTCCGCCTTCTTCAACCACACCatcttccaccttcatctttttcctcttccactccatcttcttcaaacccaGGAAAATGTAGATTTACTTGATATCTAATAAATTGAAGAAGATTAAGGAGATTGATTGAATTTTTAGATTTTTCTGGGAACTAAAACAAATATAGGAACTCAAAACTTATTAAACCcataaaaaatatatgtatttGAAATTTTTCATCATATCCTGCACTAATTACAGTAACAATATCGTGATAAAGAATGAATATAATTCCATTTACAAGTGCCTATCCACCTGTAACTACTTTGAACAAAAGCTATATAGGACAAGAAATGAAGGAAAATTCAATGTCTTTAATTTGTCACAATCCTCCTAATCTTAATTTTAAGCTTTCTATTGGAGTTTGTAATGAACCACTCTTCAAATGCTTGTGCTTCGAATGGGATTCTGAGAACTCCTTCATTCATGAACCCGTATTCTTCTGCAGTCCTACCTAGAAGCTCACAGAAAAATGGATCACGAAGTGCTTTGATGTGAACAAAAAATCGTGTGCAAGTGTCCTCATTTGTGCCAACACAGATTGGAACATAGCCTTTAGGAGCAAATAGAGATCCTTCTATGCGCTTGTGAGCACCACCACTACTTAGCTTGCTTCCTTTAGCTCCCATTGTCCTTAATTGTTTTTCTCTGCTTATAAGAACTTGATAGCCCTTTGTAAATGTAATTGTACGTGTCAAGGTACTTGATGATGTCCTTGCTACATCTCATGTCCCTTAAATAGTGTTGTTGATTTTGAACACTTTGAccataaaaatgataaaattgaTAGCAACGTACGCTTATGTACTTAATTTGTATAACTTCTTCATCCACATCCTGAATGCCGTAACAGCTACTATGTTTAATTTGCTAATGCATGcccttaatttattaattatagaATTTGTCTAATCCAATATCACGTGTActgttgaaatttttcttttcattctaaTGTGTAATCAATTCGATCAACAAGCTAAAGGATGGCAGTTTTGTCTTATTcatccaaaaaaaattcaattgacATTAGAATCCCCATGACCATGACCACAATTTTTTAGTAGTGGTATTTGTCTTCACGTTAttgtcctttttttttatttagttttaaattATCGTTATGTTAAACTCAATGTTTTCTTGAGGGATTAATTTTTGGGCCCTTAATTTTTTATGATTGTATGCTTGGAGGGTGTTGGCGAAAATGaatatgttaaatttttttattctaaattttAATCGAATTAAAATGTCATATTCAAAatcaacttttattttaaaGTCATTCAAATTCAACTTATAGACCTTAAAAACACAATACGGATAAAGGTAggatgaaataaatataaactaaataaaattattaaaccGTACCCTTGAGAGCATTATAAGTTATAACATAGCAACAAATATACACACTACAGCCTAAACTAGCATGATTCAAACCCCTAATAAATAGTAAACgtaaaagaaaaggaaatatatatatatatatataccatcAGACTGTACACGTACCATTTGAATCCAATAAGTAAAATAGAATGCCCCAAATCTCCAACT
This portion of the Lotus japonicus ecotype B-129 chromosome 3, LjGifu_v1.2 genome encodes:
- the LOC130744838 gene encoding auxin-responsive protein SAUR71-like encodes the protein MGAKGSKLSSGGAHKRIEGSLFAPKGYVPICVGTNEDTCTRFFVHIKALRDPFFCELLGRTAEEYGFMNEGVLRIPFEAQAFEEWFITNSNRKLKIKIRRIVTN